In the Candidozyma auris chromosome 5, complete sequence genome, GATAAACTGATAGAGAGGCCGACCCGGGAACAATAGTATGGAAGGACCATTATATACATAAATTTAAGCAAATTGATGCAGGGGCAATAGATAAGCTTTGTTACTTTGTAATTGTTCAATGTtatttcctttttcttctttctttttcatgtGTTTGATCAATTCTGTACGACAATGGTTGATCCTGGTATGTCTTGCGAACCACTTTGTACTccacatttttttttagttGGTCCACAAATAAttgtcaacttcttcttctctcgtTCTTTCAATCCTTTTATTTTTCCTGAATTATGTGGTCCCTAAAGAAAGATCAGATGACTTGTTTAAATAAGATCGATCAAGAAGTCTATTTTCAACTCATACATAAAACGAAAAAGACCTGTGAGATTTTGATACATCTTGCGCCTTCACCTGAAGTAAACTAACTACGctcttcattctcattCTTGCAATATCACAAACGTTTAATCAAAAAATCTTGAGCCGATTTGGGTCAAGCAAATTAACCTATGTACCATTAGAAATAGAAGTCCCATTCATCACCAGGTGTCTGGGCCAATAGCCTCTCCTGGTTTAAGAATCTTGCTCACAGCCGTACCGTTGGTGTCAGCAGTGTTGATGACGTTGTTTCCCCACCAATCAGGGAACGAGGCGTTTGTCAAGttcaagcacaagaaaATGATCAAGGATGCCCACGCCAACCCAATGTCCAAACCAGCGGAAAGAGAGTAGTTGTACTTGAAGTACCAGTGGGTgaatctcttcttgatgaaaacACCAAAGATGATACCAACGGCACAGTAGTTGACGTAGTTGTATGGAGTGGCTGGAGGAATCATACCTGTACCCGAGAAGAACACGGGCCAGTTGAGCCATCTAACGGGCGAGTTGGGCCATCTCTTGCAGATGAGCCAGTTGACCACTGGCAAAAATccaagcaagaagaagaacaacaacttgtAGTAGATTTGGCCCTGACTGAAAATTCTCTCTGGACCAATGGCGCCCTAAATGACCGAGGCCTGGAAGAACACTCTACCGTTAGGACAAGTGTAGTGATTCTTCTGCTGAGGGTCACACAAGTTATCGATGCTGCCGTAGGCCCATCTCAAAACACCAATCTGGACAAGAGAGCCCCAAATGGTGGCAAGCATCTGTGCCCAGAACAAAAGACGGGGCTTGATCTTCATGTAGTGGCCGAGCTTCATGTCCTGAGCAAAAGTGACCGCCTggttgttggtgatgtaaCCGTAAGTCTTGAAAAACATCATGGCCAATGGCTTACCAGGGACCATGTAGCCGATGATGAACTCGGTGACCACGTTTAAGCCAACGGcaatgttggtgatggagtAGATGATACCAACAggcaacaagaagaaaacagCAATGAGAAGAGCCACAATAAGGGCCCACACGGGCATCTCGGTGTTCCACACTCTGATGGTGACGATGGAAAGGGCGAACGCACAGAGGAAAACAATCAAGAACCACCACTCAGGGATGTTTTTGTAgtttttcatcaatctcTGGTGAACATCGGGTCTGTCCTTCTGTCTGATCTGGTTCCAGATATCGTGGCCGTGGAAAAGAGCTGTGTGGACCACGGTGGCAATGATGGAGGCGAAAGACACACCGTAGGAGATGGCGAAGGTGGTGGACATGAACAACGGCGAGTACTCCTTGTAGGCCTTTTCGTTGAAAGTCAAGTTCTCGGTGTTCATGATTCTCAGCACATTGTAGGATTCGCCGTATCTGTCGAAGTTGGTCGACAGCGACAAGGGGAGGTACTGGGACCACCAGGTGTTTGTGTAGTAGATGGCAGACACACAGACCCAGTAAATGATGACGATGGAAAGGGCAATGGTGAGAATGACGGAGGCAGGAGGAATCAAGGGGGAGCCGACGTAGCCGGCGATCTGGTTCCAGTCAAAAGTGATGGGCATCAACCCCATGCCTGAGGAAGCACCAAAAACCTGATTGACCACAGCGTTATCGGGAGCAATCCACGTAGGCCAGGCAAAGTACGACAAGGCCTGGAACATGTAGCCGGGGAAGAAGTACCACACAAAGGAGGAGCAGAACACAATGGCGAAAAAAGCGTATCTGGAGATCCTCCAGCCGTTGGCCACATGGTTCTCGTTAACGTGCAtgtttgtcaagaaggtaGCGGTAACCAAGTTGGCGGGCCACACTGCCGATGGCGCCTCCACGAGGATTTTTCTGGCCATGCCAGCAAGCGAGAAGCCGATGATCTGGGTGGAGAGAATGGCACAGATGGCAAAACCGACGCCGTAATCAGAATTGTAGAACTTGTTCTGCGCCAAAAGAATGTCGGTAGCGTAAGCAGCACCACCGCCAAAGGAAACCGAGCccatgatggtgatgatggtgtgctccttcaagttgaagggcCCGGGGTTCAACGGCATTCCAAAAATCTTGATATCGGGCATGATGTACTGCCAGCCACGCCCAAGCGGGTAGGCCAAGATGGAGGTGACGTAGGTGGTGATGGAGAAGGCAGGAGCGTGGAAGGAGAAGAGTAAGTTCATCCCACACCCCAACGTGGTCAAGATGAACCCCAACACCCACATACGAATGGTGCTCTGGGGAATCAGCGGGTCGTCAGTCGAGGGCACCGAGGCTCTCACTTCTGGGTACGGCGAGTCGTCCTCAACCGTGATGGCAGCATAGCCGTCCTTGGAAATTTCAGCAGCAATAGCATGGTCGATGGGATCGTACTCCTGGGACTTGGACACCACAAGCGCCACGGGGGTATCGTCTTCAGAAGAGTTCAGCacattcttctcctcgtGCGAGAGGTCGACCTGGCGCTCTTTGAAGAGCGTCGCCTTGATCTTGTCCATGGTGGAGGGCTatggaaatggctgcgaaaaaaaaatgtcaaCCTTTAGAGAAATCTGCTTACGCGGCCTATATATGGCAGAGGGCAGCGAAGGGCACAGTGCCGTGGCTCTGTAACTGATGGCACGCACGATACAGAGCTTATCAGGGCGCTGGGGCGCCGCAGAGGGTGGTGCTTGCAGCGAGGGCCCTCAGCGGGAAAACTGGCAGGCCCTCACtccaagggcaagaagtcACCAATAAATcagaaataaaaaaaaagattaCCCGAGAACTGCCAAAATCGtgcaaaaaatgcaaaCAAATTGCAAAAACTGAAGGCAGTATCCAAGGTTTCTGGTGATTTTCACATCATCGACGGTTGAAGCGGATtgtttttttcctctttggtgTTGGTTCGTGTTGCACGGCTGTGGGGGAAGACCGTGGAGGAGAgcgacaaaaaaaaaagaacaatcCCAGGGCGCCAGAGGGGACCGGCCCGATGGGCCCGCGCAGTGATGCTGAAACAAGCTCCAAGGTCAGCGCCAGGGCCAAGACGCACTTTGACAGGCCAAGCACAAGGTTGACAGATTGAGAGCAGAAAGGGGCCCCAAACGGCGAATTGTTCAAGCTGCTCGGTGGttattttgcttttttggttttcttttgtgaCTTTATTTGTGTGTCATTGGCAGGTGCCAGGTGATAGCCCTGGGTGCTTATTAGGTGCCGGTGCCGCCTGGAGCCGTACGGTGAGAAGGCTTCGGCCGGGAGCGAAACCGGCGAAACAAAAGGGCGCTTGCTCGCTGCTCGCTTGCGGGAAGAATGTCATCGCGCCGAGATCGCGCAATGTGTCATCGAGCGACGGGCTGCTGCGAATAACGAGATGCTGGGATTGCCTTGAAGTTGACGTTGACGAGACGGTGAAGATGATTTCGTGAAAAGTGCCCTCTGTGTGAAGTTTTTGTGATCTTATCGCCCTTTAATCATGTGGCTTCTGGGGGGCTTTCATGGGGGCTTTGCCGTGTGGCTACCTTCGCCTGTTTGACATCGGTTGTTCTCTGCAGACACCCGCGCTCCACACTGGCCTGTGTGGCAGCTGCCTGCCTTCCCCCGCCTACAACTCTCTTATCGTGGTATTAACATTAAACTTGACATTCCTTCCGGTAAACTACTTCCTGCTTTCCCTTGCGCTCATCCCGAGCACATCGTGCACGACTCTGGGTTGTTGATCGCACACGCAATCACCTGCGAGCTGTAGATGTCGCTCTCCTCCCCGTCTTGcttctcttcacctttcttctcctcggcCTTTTCCCCAATGTGCAACTCCGCAACCAG is a window encoding:
- the OPT1 gene encoding oligopeptide transporter, producing the protein MDKIKATLFKERQVDLSHEEKNVSNSSEDDTPVALVVSKSQEYDPIDHAIAAEISKDGYAAITVEDDSPYPEVRASVPSTDDPSIPQSTIRMWVLGFILTTLGCGMNLLFSFHAPAFSITTYVTSILAYPLGRGWQYIMPDIKIFGMPLNPGPFNLKEHTIITIMGSVSFGGGAAYATDILLAQNKFYNSDYGVGFAICAILSTQIIGFSLAGMARKILVEAPSAVWPANLVTATFLTNMHVNENHVANGWRISRYAFFAIVFCSSFVWYFFPGYMFQALSYFAWPTWIAPDNAVVNQVFGASSGMGLMPITFDWNQIAGYVGSPLIPPASVILTIALSIVIIYWVCVSAIYYTNTWWSQYLPLSSSTNFDRYGESYNVSRIMNTENLTFNEKAYKEYSPLFMSTTFAISYGVSFASIIATVVHTALFHGHDIWNQIRQKDRPDVHQRLMKNYKNIPEWWFLIVFLCAFALSIVTIRVWNTEMPVWALIVALLIAVFFLLPVGIIYSITNIAVGLNVVTEFIIGYMVPGKPLAMMFFKTYGYITNNQAVTFAQDMKLGHYMKIKPRLLFWAQMLATIWGSLVQIGVLRWAYGSIDNLCDPQQKNHYTCPNGRVFFQASLLFFFLLGFLPVVNWLICKRWPNSPVRWLNWPVFFSGTGMIPPATPYNYVNYCAVGIIFGVFIKKRFTHWYFKYNYSLSAGLDIGLAWASLIIFLCLNLTNASFPDWWGNNVINTADTNGTAVSKILKPGEAIGPDTW